Within Micromonospora parathelypteridis, the genomic segment CCCTGGAGATCGCCAACCCGGCACAGAAACGCATGATCGACGAGGTAGAGGTGGGTCGTCAGGTCGCGCCCCGCATCCGGGTGGCCTTCGAGGTGGACGACGCCAGGGCGACGACGGCCCGACTGGTCGCCGCCGGGGCGAGCGAGATCGCGCCGCCCACGCGCACACCGTGGCAGTCCCTCAACTCCCGCCTCGACGCCCCCGCCGACCTGCAGATCACCGTCTTCCAGGAGCTGGGTACGCCGGACGAGCTGACCGAGCCGGACGGCGTGGCTCCCGGGCGCAGCTGAGCAGGTTCCGCCGCGCTCACCCTCTAGCCCGTGAGCCGCTCGGGCACGTTCTCGTCCGGCACGGCCCCCGGACGGGGGCATGTCCCGCGCTGGGCCAGCCGTCCGATTCGCTCGGCGGATTGTCCGTTTCGCCGTCGCTCGGCGGGAGATCGACTCCAGATCCCCGACATTGCGGTATCTGGGTGCTGGGACACCGCCAGATCGCCGATATGGAGTCGATCACGCCCATCGGCGGCGAGGGTACGGACCGGGCGTCCGATTCCCGGGAGTGGCCGGGACCGCATCCAGCCGAGGCACCGGCATTTCCGGAATGCCCGACACGTGAACCCGGTTGTGTCCCCCGTACCGTCGGAGCCCAAACCCTTTCCGCGGTCATCTCCCGAGGAGCGTTCACCCCGGAGCGCTCCGCACGATCGAGAGGGCCACCATCGTGAAGGTCGACTTCACCCGATGGCTCCCCGCCATCGCTAAGGACTCGTACCGCAAGACCGCGCTGAGCGTGGTGGGCGTGGCCGCCCTGGGCGGCCTGGCGCTCGCGCCGACCGCGGCGGCCGCCCCGGTCACCACCGGGCCGCACCAGGGCGCCGTCGCCGCCATCGACCTCGCCACCGGCAAGGCTGCCGGCAAGACCGCCGCGCCAGCGCGCCAGGACGACCAGCCGATCGAGTCGGGGCTGACCACCGGCTCCGCCACCGGCAAGCCGCCGGCCGGTAAGCCCAGCCGCGACCAGCTGATCCCGCACGGCATCGAGGGCGCGCAGTCGCGCGTTCCGCTCGACGACGCGCAACTGGCCAACGCCCGGGCGATCGTCGACGCCGCCAAGAAGACCGGCGTCGGTGACCGGGGCGCGGTGATCGGCGTGGCCACCTCGCTGCAGGAGTCGAAGCTGTACAACCTCGGCCACCTCGGCGCGTACAACGACCACGACTCGCAGGGCCTGTTCCAGCAGCGTCCGTCGTCCGGTTGGGGCACGCCCGACCAGGTCACCGACCCGGAGTACGCGGCCACCGCGTTCTTCACGGCACTCAAGAACATCGGCGGCTGGCAGGACCTGCCGCTGACTGCCGCCGCGCAGACCGTTCAGGTGTCCGCCTTCCCGTACGCGTACGCGCAGTGGGAGGAGCAGGCCGCGGACATCGTCCAGCAGATGTGGTGACACCCGCGACACACGCCGGCCGGCCCTCGTTCAGGGGGCCGGCCGGCTTCGTCGTACCCGGGGTAGGTCAGCAGGCGGGGTAGAGCCGGCGGGTGCCGACGCCAGCCGCGTACGCGTCCCGGTCGCTGAACCGGCAGCCATAGTCGGGCCCGGCCACCACCGCCGGATCGGTCACCTTGTCGCCGGCCGGGCGCTTGCCCTTGCGTACCCATGACACCAGGTCGTCCCAGGCGGCGCCGGCCTCGGCCGGGCTGAACTCGCAGTGCTGCGTGGTCCGGATGGCCCGCTGCACCACCACCTTGCTGCGACCGTTGCGCGCCACGTCGGTGGCGTAGGCCTGCTCCATGCTGAACGGCACGAACATGTCGCCGAGGCCGTGCAGGCTGAGCACCGGCGCGGTGGGCCGACCGGCGATCCGCGGCACCTCGGTCAGCGTCGGCAGGAGCCGCTGCACGACGTTCTCCGGGGCGACGCGCTGCACGGTGGCGTTGACGTCGACCGGGCTGTTCGGGGTGTAGCGGGTGAGCAGGTTGGTGGAGAGCTGACCGGGCCGCTCGGCGGGGGAGTCACCGCCACTCGTCACCGTGATCGAGAAGAGGAAGTCCTTCCAGACCGCGAACGCCGCGTCCGCACCCGGACGCGCCCCGCCCGAACGGTTCACCGTGATCGCGCGCAACTGCTTGCCCCGGTCGGTGGTGGTGTCCGGCCCGGTGGGGGTCAGCCCGGCCAGACCGAGCGCCACCTGGATGCGGGGCACCGCGTTGGTCAGATAGTCGGCCGGCGTGGGGTAGGCCGGCACCCCCGCGAGCGACTGCGCGACCAGGTTGTAGTCCAGGTAGAAGTCGAGCAACGTCTGGTCGCCGAGCACACCGCACATCGGCAGTGCCCCGTCGTAGTAGCCGGGATACTGCTCCAACGAGCGACCGATGATGTACCCGCCCATCGACACCCCGGCAATGTAGGTGTGGTGCGGCCGGCGGACCGTCCGTCCGAAGTGGTCGGAAAGGGCTTTGGTCCCGAGCACCCCGGAGCGGATGTCGAAGCCGTTACGGTCGTACGAGGACGACGCCCAGGCGTACCCCTGCTCAAGGAGACGCTGGCGCAACCCGAAGCCCGGCGGCTCCGGCGAGAGCACCGTGCCCTGGCCGCGGTAGCCGTGCGCCCACAGCACCAGGTCGCCGTTCCACCGGTCGGGGACCTCGATGATGTACCCGGCGTGGCGGTGCACGCCCTGACGTACCGTCGTCGGTTTGCCGCCCACGACCAGCGGGGCCAACGGCGGATTCTCGATGGTGTACCCCGGCAGCGGCTGGCCGCCACTCGGGTCGCGCCCGGTGGCGCTGGCCGGCGCGGCACCGGCCAGCCCGACCGCGAGGGTCAGCGCCGCGGTGGCGGCGAGGAGACGGCGGAGGGTACGAACGGGTACGGACAGCATCGATGCTCCCCATCGGACGGATGTCGCCCGGGGGCGACCAGGCGGGACGGTTGCCTACCGGCCGGTAGCGACCTGAACCTAGAACCGCCGTCGACCAGTGTCAATGGCTGCTCTGACCGGCCGGTCAAGCGCGACTGTCCGGCCGATCAGCCCAGCCCGTAGGCCTCGACGAGTGGTCCAGGTATCCCACCGCCCTAGGCCGACCGGCCGACCGGGCTGTGGTGCTGTGGTGCTCTGGTGTTGCGGGCTGCAGTGCTTTGGTGTTGCCGCGTTGCTGGCGTGCTGTTGGGCTTCCGGTCTGCGTGTTGCCGGGCGGGGTGCTGCCGCGCTCCTGGGTGACCGTTGCCGTCGGCCACGCACCTGTCGTTGGCCGCCAGCGTCCCCGCGTACCCGGGTGCGTGGGCCGGCGGGCCGGTCGGGTTGACTGGTCGGCGTGGACGAGTCGATCTGGGAGGCGGCCCGTGCGTCGCGCAGCTGGTTGGACGGGGCGAACGGTACTGGGCAGACCGAACTGACCTGCCGCATCCTCAAACTGACCGAGGAGGCGGGGGAGGCGTCCGCCGCCTGGATCGGTCTGCTCGGGCAAAATCCGCGCAAGGGCGTCACCCACACCCGCGAGGACGTCGCAGCGGAGTTGGCCGACGTGGCCTTCACCGCGTTGGTGGCCATCGAGAGCCTAGGACTGGACGCGCGGACGGTCCTGGACGCCTGCGCCACGAAGGTGAGCTCCCGCCTAGCGGGGTGACGGTGGCCCAGTCATGCCACCTGTGACTCCCGACCATCGGTCGATCCGTCTCGTGCGGCGATCCGTCTCGTGCGGCGATCTGTCTCGTGCGGCGATCTGTATCGTGCGGCGATCTGTATCGTGCGGCGATCCGTCTCGTGCGGCGATCTGTCTCGTGCGGCGATCTGTCTCGTGCGGCGATCTGTATCGCGAGTGCCATCCGTCTCGCGCCGTCGGGTGTTCGCGCGGTCATCCGTTTCGCCCGGTCACCTGCCCCGCCCGTCAGGGTGTCGCCGCGCCGTCTGGTGTTCCGCGCGTTCATCCGTCTCGCGCGACGATCCGCCTCGCGTGACCAATCAAGCGTCCGTTACCTGGGCGGCCCCGATGGTCTGGCGGCGTAATGCAGAGCGGCGCACGTGCCTGGTCACTGACATGCATGCTGAGTCAGGGCCAAACGGGTGCTTTGTCCGGTTACCCGTGCCACGGGCGGGCCGTCGCCTGCATGATCGACACAACTTCGCCGAGGTTGGGGTATCCCGTGCGTCGGTTACCGCAATGTCGGCGATCTGGAGTGGGTCTTGCGCCCGCCCGGCCACGCGAGGCCTGATCGTGTCGGGTGTTGGCTGGTTTGTCCGGTCTGGGGGTGTCGGGCTGACCGACCCGCGTCGCGTGCGTGGATGGTTGTCCGGTCTGGGGTGCTCTGGTCTGTGACCGGTCGCACCCGTGGCCCGGAATCCTGGCCGGGCCGGGGTCGTTACATACCCTGACGATCGCAGCACCACCGGCTAGCCGCCCCGCCCCGCGGGGTTGGAATGCCGACCCGGGCCCGGTCGTTGCAGTCCCCACGAACGACCGCCCGTCCGGCCGCCTCCACGAGGTGCCGACGGATGGGCCGCCCCCCGGAATGACCCCGGCCCCCGGGTCGTTACACACGGACCCGGCGCCGCGAGCCGTCCGCTCGTGAGCCGCCCCGGGGAATGGCCCCGGACCGCGGGTCGTTACACCGGGACCCGGCGCCACGAGCCCTTCCGCTCGTCGGCCGCCCCCGGGAATGGCCCCGGACCGCGGGTCGTTACACACGGACCCGGCGCCACGAGCCCCCCGCTTGTAGGCCGCCGACCCGGTGCCGTCCGCCAGGCGCCGACCCCCTTTATGACTTTCCCCTGCTTGTTTGTGCAGCGCCGGACGAGGTGCTCACACCCGCTTGCCACCCCCTGTTGGTGTGCGGGTGTTCCTACCCCCGAAGGAGCTACCCCCATGAACACGATCATGCGTAAGAGTGTGCTGTCTGTTGCTGGTCTCGCGTTCGCCGGTGGTGTGTTCGCCGGTCCGATCGCCGGCCACGCCAACCCGGTCGACGCCAAGCCCGTCGCCGTGGCGGTGCAGGCCGACAAGCCCGACACGGCCAAGCTGATCCCGCACGGCACCCAGGGCGACCAGTCCCGCATCACCCTCAACGACGAGCAGACCGCCAACGCCAAGGCGATCATCGCCGCCACGAAGAAGGCCGGCCTCCCGGAGCGGGCCGCGGTCATCTCGATCGCGACGAGCCTGCAGGAGTCGAAGCTGGAGAACCTCGGTCACCTCGGTGACATGAACGACCACGACTCGCTGGGCCTGTTCCAGCAGCGCCCCAGCTCGGGTTGGGGCACCCCGGAGCAGATCACCGATCCGGCTTACTCGACGACGGCGTTCCTGAAGGGTCTGCGACAGGTCGACGGGTGGCAGGACATGCCCCTGACCCAGGCCGCGCAGACCGTCCAGGTCTCCGCCTACCCCGACGCCTACGCGCAGTGGGAGCAGCAGGCCGCCGACCTGGTTGGCCAGTACTGGAACAGCTGACCCCGCACATGAACACCCGACCGCTGGCCGGCACCCCACACCCGGGGTGCCGGCCAGCGGCATACCCACACCCCACCCCACACCGGCACTGCTACCCGCGCTGCCCTGGGCCGGCACCTGCGCACGCGGGCTGGCGTGTGGCGGGCGCTTTCGCGGCAACAAGGCTTGGCAATCTTGGACAGTTTCCGTCAGCGGCGGACGGAAACTGTCCAAGATCTACCGTCGGCGACGGAGAGGACGGCGTGATAGGCGCCGCGTGATCCGGTCGGCTGGTGGGTACGTAATCGCTGACGGGGACCGGCGAAGGGACGACGACATGCCCGTGGCGGGAAACAGCACGGATAGCCAGCCGGACGTTGATCCGACGCCCCCGGGAAGTGCGGCGGCACCGCGTCAGCGTCTGTCCGTCGGCGCTCGCCTTCTGGTGGCTGCCGCGGCCGTCGTGCTGGTCCTGGGCGCTGCTGCGGTTGCCGTAATCGTCGTTGATTCGTACCGCCCAGGCACCGCCCACGACGGCGACCGCGACGGCGACCGGGGCGGCGACCGAGGCGGCGATCGAGACGGCGGGGCGGGTGCGGCTTCTGGCGAGCAGGTGAGGACTGCGCCGCTCGCGGGTCGGCAGGCGGGCACTTTTGTGCTCGCGGACGGGCTGTCCTCGTTCGACCTGCGGGTGGCTGATCTGGGCGACGACCTCTACCGGATCAGCAGCCCGGCCGGTTCGGGCGTGGCGGCGCGGCCGACGGTGCAGGGGGAGACTGTCCGGCTCGGCCTGGTGGAGACCGGGGCGTCCGGGACGAGAGCCGTGCGGGTGCTTCTCAACGAGCGGGTCGCCTGGCGGCTTCAACTGGTCGGCGGGGTGAGTGGGCAGGTTCTGGATCTGACCCGCGCGCGGCTTCTGGGGGTGGAACTTGCCGGCGGGTCGACCCGTACCGACCTTGTTCTGCCGGCGGTCAGCGGCGGCACGATGACGGTGCGGTTGACCGGCGGGACCAGCCAGCTCGACATCCGGGTGCCGGGCACACCACCGGTCCGGGTCCGGGCGGGAGCGGGCGCCGGCTCAGTCGTGGTACGCGACGAACGCTGGGACGGGGTGGCCGCGGGTGCGGTGCTCGGTACCCCCGAATGGGACCGTGCGACCGACCGGATCTACCTCGACATGGTCGCCGGCGCGGGCGCCGTGACGGTGTCGTCCAGCACTCGGTGAGCCCTGGTCACCGACCCTGCGGGAAGCGCCGCGGTCACGGGTGGACGTGAGCGTACAGTCGGGCGGTGGAGCGTACCGAATCAATGCTGGCGCAGACCCGACCACCTGGCGTGGCCGACGTCGATCCCGGCAGTGTGCTGTTGCCTGGCCACGACGTGCCGTTGGGGCGGTACACCACGGTGCGGCGGCTGCTGCCGCAGCGCCCCCGCCGAATGGTCGGCGCCTGGTGTTTCGTGGACCATTTCGGGCCGGACGATGTGGCGCAGCGGCCCGGCATGGAGGTGCCGCCGCATCCGCACACCGGCCTGCAGACGGTGACCTGGCTGCTGGAGGGTGAGATCCTGCACCGGGACAGCCTCGGCAACGTCCAGCCGATCCGGCCCGGTCAGCTCAACGTGATGACCTCGGGGAACGGCATCGCCCACTCCGAGCGGTCACCTGCCATCCATCCGCCGGTGATGCACGGCGTGCAGCTCTGGGTGGCACTGCCGGACCCGGCGAGAGCGGGGGCGGCTGATTTCGCCCATCACGCCGACCTGCCGCGCTGGCGTGACGGTGAGCTGGACCTCACCCTGCTGGTCGGCGAGTTCGCCGGGCGGCGGTCGCCGGCGGTGGTGCACACCCCGCTGGTCGGTGTGCAGCTGGAGCTGAGTGGCGAGGCGCCGACCACGCTGTCGCTGCGGCCCGATTTCGAGTACGCCGTGCTGGCGATGTCCGGGTCCGCCGAGGCCGCCGGGGTGGGGTTCGAGCCAGGGGCGCTGCTCTACCTGGGCTCGGGCCGCCGCGAGGTGGCCGTACGTGGCGGGGTCGGAGCGCGGTTGCTGCTCCTGGGCGGTACGCCGTTCGAGGAGCCGTTGGTGATGTGGTGGAACTTCGTCGGTCGCTCGCACGAGGAGGTCGCCGCCGCCCGGGAGGACTGGATGGCTGGGGACGGACGCTTCGGCGTGGTCGCCGACGATCCGGCGCCGCCGCTGCCAGCGCCCGCCCTGCCCACCACCCGCCTCAAGGCCCGTGACCGCACCGGCGGCCTGCACGGCTGACTGAGCCAGGCAGCACCACACGCCACGGCCTGCACGGCTGACGCGTCCGCCACCCCGGTGGGCGTGTGTGACCGACGGCCGCGTGGGTAGTCGCCGGCATGCCGACCAGTTTGATCACCCCGGTGGAGGACCGGAAACGCCTGGCGCGCCGGCTCGCCGGCAGCGGGCGGGGTTTCGCCGAGCAGTACGGCTTCCGGGTGACCAACAACCCGGCGAGCCTGTTCCAGGTGCTGTACCTGGCAGTGCTGCTGGCCCGCCGCGGCGACTTCCGGCGGGCGTTGGACGGGGCGCGTGGGGTGCGCGACGAGGGGTGGGACAGCGCCGCCCGACTGGCCAATTCACTGCATGAGGACCGGGTGCGGGTGCTGCGCGCCAGCGGTCAGCGCGGTGACGTGGACGCGTTGGCCGACGTGTTGGGTGATCTGGCTCGGGTGGTGGTCGAGCGGTACCGGGGCGATCTGCGCCGGTTGCGGGCGGTGGCGCATCACGACCCGGGCCGGGAGCGGGCGCTCCTCGCTCAGCTTCCCGGCGTGGACGATCAGGTCGTCGACCTGTTCCTCCGCGAGGCGCAGGCGCTGTGGCGGGAGGTGGCCCCGGTCGCCGACCGGCGGGCGTTGGCGGCCGCCCGTCGGCTCGGGCTGGGCAGGTCCGCGGACGACCTGGCCGGTCTGGCCAGCGGCGAGTCGGAGCAGCTGGCCTGGCTGGTGGGGGCGTTGGCGCGGGTCGACCTGGAACACCGGTACGCGGAGGTGACCGGTCGACCGTGACGTGCCCTGGCCCACACTTCGCCAAATTCTGACCAAACGGAGGATGTTCTGTCGTATGGTTGGACCCGGCAGTGCTGGCCGCTCGGTTCGAGCGGACATCCACCGCCTGGTGACCGCGACCGGTTCGGACGCGGTTCACCGCCTGGGCAGGTTTGCGTGGCGCCCTAGGTCGCGGTTCGTGACCAGGGGCGCCCGCCT encodes:
- a CDS encoding VOC family protein encodes the protein MVDDSPAPVVRQLRLVVEAADHEAAVAFFRDALGLPEEAAFSGDGDARVVILDAGRATLEIANPAQKRMIDEVEVGRQVAPRIRVAFEVDDARATTARLVAAGASEIAPPTRTPWQSLNSRLDAPADLQITVFQELGTPDELTEPDGVAPGRS
- a CDS encoding MazG-like family protein, with amino-acid sequence MDESIWEAARASRSWLDGANGTGQTELTCRILKLTEEAGEASAAWIGLLGQNPRKGVTHTREDVAAELADVAFTALVAIESLGLDARTVLDACATKVSSRLAG
- a CDS encoding cell wall-active antibiotics response protein, which encodes MRTAPLAGRQAGTFVLADGLSSFDLRVADLGDDLYRISSPAGSGVAARPTVQGETVRLGLVETGASGTRAVRVLLNERVAWRLQLVGGVSGQVLDLTRARLLGVELAGGSTRTDLVLPAVSGGTMTVRLTGGTSQLDIRVPGTPPVRVRAGAGAGSVVVRDERWDGVAAGAVLGTPEWDRATDRIYLDMVAGAGAVTVSSSTR
- a CDS encoding pirin family protein, producing the protein MERTESMLAQTRPPGVADVDPGSVLLPGHDVPLGRYTTVRRLLPQRPRRMVGAWCFVDHFGPDDVAQRPGMEVPPHPHTGLQTVTWLLEGEILHRDSLGNVQPIRPGQLNVMTSGNGIAHSERSPAIHPPVMHGVQLWVALPDPARAGAADFAHHADLPRWRDGELDLTLLVGEFAGRRSPAVVHTPLVGVQLELSGEAPTTLSLRPDFEYAVLAMSGSAEAAGVGFEPGALLYLGSGRREVAVRGGVGARLLLLGGTPFEEPLVMWWNFVGRSHEEVAAAREDWMAGDGRFGVVADDPAPPLPAPALPTTRLKARDRTGGLHG